The following are encoded in a window of Natrononativus amylolyticus genomic DNA:
- a CDS encoding acyl-CoA dehydrogenase family protein: protein MAIDLSGEYEAVRQTARDVAQNELQPLVDEWEQRGEFPKEAIRTLAEYDLRGAQVPIEYDGGGMDMLSHAIVMEEVSKIWPSAGMKLDEGLLRFIRLFGTEEQKEKWLPGLSSGELLDAIALSEPDHGSDLAGITSTAERVENGYVLNGNKMWVTGGGAADLIAVAVKTNPGERHRGISIFLVPTDSDGVDVQEPEDLMGYHASNTHEVLLNDVFVSEENLLGKENKGFYHTMEMLGENRIAVAARGLGVAAGAYEESISYASNRSQFDQPIKQFQAIRHKIANMAIKVENCRHLVYNAAKRCDSGEEFETEAAMAKLYTSESAQEVASQAVQVHGGYGYTRDFPVEMHYRDAKGLEIYEGTSEIQRNIISDRILD, encoded by the coding sequence ATGGCGATAGACCTTAGCGGAGAGTACGAAGCTGTAAGGCAAACGGCTCGAGACGTCGCCCAAAACGAGTTACAGCCATTAGTTGACGAGTGGGAACAACGCGGCGAGTTTCCTAAGGAGGCCATTAGGACATTAGCGGAGTACGATTTGCGAGGGGCTCAGGTTCCGATTGAGTACGACGGCGGAGGGATGGATATGTTGAGCCACGCAATCGTGATGGAGGAAGTCTCGAAAATATGGCCGTCGGCGGGGATGAAACTCGATGAGGGGCTGCTTCGCTTCATTCGGCTGTTTGGAACCGAGGAACAAAAAGAAAAATGGCTACCGGGTCTCAGCTCAGGTGAATTGCTTGATGCTATCGCGCTTTCGGAACCCGATCACGGTTCAGACCTAGCTGGTATCACATCCACCGCAGAACGTGTCGAAAATGGATATGTGCTAAATGGGAACAAAATGTGGGTTACCGGAGGGGGCGCTGCCGATCTAATCGCGGTAGCTGTTAAGACGAACCCTGGAGAACGGCATCGTGGAATCAGTATTTTTCTTGTTCCAACCGATTCTGATGGGGTGGACGTTCAGGAGCCTGAGGATTTGATGGGGTATCATGCATCGAATACTCATGAAGTACTCCTTAACGATGTGTTTGTATCTGAAGAAAACCTGTTGGGGAAAGAGAACAAAGGATTCTATCATACAATGGAGATGCTTGGTGAGAATCGAATCGCAGTCGCGGCCCGAGGGTTGGGCGTTGCAGCTGGCGCATACGAGGAATCCATCTCTTATGCTTCGAACAGATCTCAATTCGATCAACCGATCAAGCAGTTCCAAGCAATTCGTCACAAGATCGCGAACATGGCCATTAAGGTGGAGAATTGTCGACACCTTGTTTATAATGCCGCCAAACGGTGTGACAGTGGAGAGGAGTTCGAAACTGAGGCGGCAATGGCGAAGCTCTATACCTCAGAATCCGCCCAGGAAGTCGCCAGTCAGGCAGTACAGGTTCACGGAGGGTATGGATACACTCGCGACTTCCCTGTTGAGATGCATTACCGTGATGCGAAGGGACTAGAAATCTACGAAGGGACGAGCGAGATTCAACGGAATATCATCTCTGATAGAATACTAGACTGA
- a CDS encoding long-chain-fatty-acid--CoA ligase: protein MNVPNITPHFLDRAVEYYGDVVGVIADDGTEFTYDEFGHRVNRLSNALLDLGLEEGNHVAIVSQNTHWCLETLYAVQQLGMVFVPLNYRLIESDYQYLLSDSEADAVLVDYEFAEKVDPVRDDVPADQFICYKAERAKGSWTDYDELIEGASKSQPDRPDIQEDDEATINYTSGTTGPPKGVVRTHRTNFSNAITHALNVQLKDDTVYLWTLPMFHVEGWSNMYTITGVGGTHVCFRDFSAEAAFERIREYNVSYLSGAPTVLNRLLEYNEETDDLVTAGENSVTISTAAASPPRATIEAIEDDLGWDLYHFYGHTESGPYTTSYSPRRIDSKGRVAVKTKQGIPSIGNEMRVVDKQGNDVPRDDETMGEIVLKGNLVFDRYWNKPQKTEEAFSDRVDGWFHSGDLGTIDENGFVTIKDRKKDVIISGGENISTLEVEDAIYDIPDVVRATVIPVPHDEWGETPKALIITRNDSKLTESDVITHCKDKLASFKAPTSVEFVNDLPETSTGKIKKHELREKYWEDEDQAIGSG from the coding sequence ATGAACGTACCGAATATCACTCCCCACTTTCTTGACCGAGCAGTAGAGTACTACGGTGATGTTGTTGGGGTGATTGCCGACGATGGGACAGAATTCACATACGATGAGTTTGGTCATCGAGTAAATCGCCTCTCTAACGCGTTGCTCGATCTTGGCCTTGAAGAGGGAAATCATGTCGCAATCGTCAGCCAAAACACTCACTGGTGTTTGGAAACGCTATACGCCGTCCAGCAGCTAGGGATGGTCTTTGTGCCGTTAAATTATCGACTCATCGAGAGTGACTACCAGTATCTCCTTTCAGACTCGGAAGCGGATGCGGTTCTCGTTGACTACGAATTCGCAGAAAAAGTTGATCCAGTTCGTGATGACGTCCCCGCTGATCAATTCATTTGTTACAAGGCCGAGCGTGCAAAAGGCTCTTGGACTGATTATGACGAGCTCATTGAAGGAGCGTCTAAATCGCAACCTGATCGGCCAGACATTCAGGAAGACGATGAAGCTACGATCAACTATACGAGTGGAACGACTGGTCCACCGAAAGGGGTTGTTCGAACACATCGAACTAATTTCTCGAACGCTATAACTCACGCATTGAACGTCCAACTCAAAGATGATACCGTGTACCTTTGGACACTCCCAATGTTTCACGTGGAGGGGTGGAGCAATATGTATACTATTACGGGTGTCGGTGGAACGCACGTTTGCTTCCGAGATTTTTCTGCCGAAGCGGCCTTCGAGCGAATTCGCGAGTATAATGTGTCATACTTATCGGGTGCACCGACAGTGCTTAACCGCCTTCTTGAGTATAACGAGGAGACTGATGACCTTGTTACAGCGGGTGAGAATTCTGTTACGATATCAACGGCTGCTGCGTCACCACCGCGAGCGACGATCGAAGCTATCGAAGATGATCTCGGATGGGACCTCTATCACTTTTATGGACATACTGAGTCTGGTCCTTACACTACAAGTTACTCGCCACGGCGTATAGACTCAAAGGGACGAGTCGCTGTGAAGACTAAACAGGGGATCCCGTCGATTGGGAACGAAATGCGAGTAGTTGATAAACAGGGGAACGACGTCCCCCGAGATGACGAAACGATGGGAGAGATCGTACTCAAAGGAAATCTTGTTTTCGATCGGTATTGGAACAAACCACAGAAAACCGAGGAGGCCTTCTCCGACCGAGTCGATGGGTGGTTCCATTCCGGTGACCTCGGAACGATCGATGAAAACGGCTTTGTTACTATCAAAGACCGGAAAAAGGACGTAATCATCTCTGGTGGCGAGAATATATCTACGCTCGAGGTCGAAGATGCGATCTATGATATTCCAGATGTAGTGAGAGCGACCGTTATCCCCGTGCCGCACGATGAATGGGGAGAAACACCAAAAGCACTAATCATCACCCGGAATGACTCTAAACTCACAGAATCGGATGTAATCACTCATTGTAAGGATAAGCTGGCAAGCTTCAAAGCACCGACGAGTGTTGAATTCGTCAACGACCTTCCTGAAACATCTACAGGGAAAATCAAGAAACACGAACTACGTGAAAAGTACTGGGAGGACGAAGACCAGGCCATTGGGAGTGGATAG
- a CDS encoding SDR family NAD(P)-dependent oxidoreductase: protein MSNIGIDADLDGQVAVVIGGTTGIGRAISEALSAAGADVVPTSRTKSSVEDAADAVDCNLVCPTDVTDRDAVRSLFESTVENIGEINILVNSAGVVQEAKPVEEITDDEWGLIFDTNVYGVFLASQLIPDYMANAPRIILNVSSMNGERAVRELSAYNSSKYGVKGLTETLALEFAERGIRVNAIAPGYVKTRQNEEVLDNEEVSAAIHKRTPLSRYAELDEIAGSALFLCSPAAEFITGETLVIDGGFSVK, encoded by the coding sequence ATGAGTAACATTGGAATCGACGCTGATCTTGACGGGCAGGTGGCCGTTGTTATCGGGGGCACGACCGGAATTGGGCGAGCGATTTCTGAGGCTTTGTCCGCCGCCGGTGCGGATGTCGTGCCAACGAGTCGAACTAAATCGAGCGTAGAAGACGCAGCAGATGCAGTCGACTGTAATCTAGTCTGTCCAACTGACGTGACGGACCGAGACGCTGTTCGATCATTGTTCGAGAGTACTGTTGAAAATATAGGCGAGATCAACATTCTTGTCAACAGCGCAGGTGTCGTTCAAGAAGCAAAGCCCGTTGAAGAGATAACCGATGACGAATGGGGGCTGATTTTCGATACCAACGTATACGGTGTATTCCTTGCATCACAACTAATCCCTGATTATATGGCTAATGCCCCTCGAATTATCCTCAATGTGAGCTCGATGAACGGAGAGAGGGCTGTTCGTGAACTATCCGCATACAACTCAAGCAAATATGGAGTCAAGGGGCTAACTGAAACACTTGCTCTCGAGTTCGCAGAAAGAGGGATTCGAGTGAATGCAATTGCACCAGGATATGTGAAAACCCGACAAAATGAGGAAGTACTCGATAACGAAGAAGTCAGTGCAGCGATTCATAAGCGAACGCCGTTATCGCGTTATGCAGAATTAGATGAAATCGCTGGATCAGCCCTATTTCTTTGCTCTCCAGCAGCCGAATTCATCACTGGTGAGACCCTTGTCATCGATGGAGGGTTTTCCGTTAAATAA
- a CDS encoding enoyl-CoA hydratase/isomerase family protein: protein MSDDTYDKVSVEYSEDHSICYIRIDNMAENNVLNHEVILEINDALRSADRDENVDGIILGSIGDIFCSGADLSDIKGKSLESGTRWLNAYYDNLEVLKDTGKPTVAAVTGPCVAGGQELIMGCDLIVAGQSSKFGQPEVKVGSTAGSGGLQMLPLMIGERRAREILLTGRLIDAEEAYEIGLINRLVDDDDVEDEATELLLDVIENSSPQAYRVMKSIMKQWSNVAMLGWESQRELTAAVWRSQEFTERSDSFMNGEEMEKRSFMGSLPDRED, encoded by the coding sequence ATGTCCGACGATACGTACGATAAGGTGTCAGTAGAGTACTCTGAGGATCACAGTATTTGCTACATTCGGATAGATAATATGGCGGAAAACAACGTCCTCAACCACGAAGTCATTCTCGAAATCAACGACGCTCTCCGGAGCGCTGACCGTGATGAGAATGTTGACGGAATCATCCTAGGGAGTATCGGGGATATTTTCTGCTCAGGTGCTGATCTCTCCGATATTAAAGGCAAAAGTCTCGAGTCTGGAACCCGCTGGCTAAACGCCTACTACGATAACTTAGAAGTGCTAAAAGACACCGGCAAACCTACGGTGGCAGCAGTTACTGGGCCCTGTGTTGCGGGTGGACAAGAACTCATCATGGGGTGTGACCTAATCGTTGCTGGTCAATCCTCGAAATTCGGACAACCAGAAGTAAAGGTTGGTTCGACCGCCGGCAGTGGGGGTCTCCAGATGCTTCCGCTAATGATCGGCGAACGTAGAGCACGAGAAATCCTCCTGACTGGACGCCTCATCGACGCTGAGGAGGCGTATGAAATCGGCCTAATTAACCGTCTCGTGGATGACGATGACGTTGAAGACGAAGCGACCGAATTGCTTCTCGATGTGATCGAGAACAGTAGTCCACAGGCTTACAGGGTGATGAAATCAATAATGAAGCAGTGGAGTAACGTTGCGATGTTGGGGTGGGAATCACAGCGCGAGTTGACCGCAGCTGTTTGGCGATCTCAAGAATTCACCGAACGATCTGATTCGTTTATGAACGGTGAAGAGATGGAGAAGCGATCTTTCATGGGATCACTTCCCGATCGCGAAGATTGA
- a CDS encoding SDR family NAD(P)-dependent oxidoreductase, whose protein sequence is MRGISNNVALVTGSGRGIGRAIATRLAEEGATVAINDIEAERAETTAEELRAVGHDAFAAPADVTDLTDVQSTVDDILEQEGQIDILVNNAGWDRVELFKDNDPEVWNRIIDINYRGQVNCARAVMDNMMERETGKIIAISSDAGRVGSTGEAVYAGTKAGAIGFTKTLARELARFDVQCNVISPGPTETPLLEEMQEETEIARKIHDGMENHIPLGRKAKPEDIASGVAFFASSDADYVTGQVLSVSGGLTMC, encoded by the coding sequence ATGCGAGGCATTAGCAATAACGTTGCGTTAGTCACCGGTTCAGGACGTGGCATCGGACGAGCTATCGCGACTAGGTTAGCAGAAGAAGGAGCTACCGTTGCCATCAACGACATCGAAGCCGAGAGAGCAGAAACGACAGCTGAAGAACTCCGCGCCGTGGGTCATGACGCGTTCGCTGCTCCAGCGGACGTAACGGACTTAACCGACGTTCAGTCGACTGTTGATGACATTCTCGAACAGGAAGGGCAGATTGATATCCTTGTCAATAATGCTGGTTGGGATCGTGTCGAATTATTCAAGGACAATGATCCTGAGGTCTGGAACCGAATTATCGATATCAATTATCGCGGCCAAGTCAACTGTGCGCGTGCCGTCATGGATAACATGATGGAGCGTGAGACCGGAAAAATCATCGCGATTTCATCGGATGCCGGACGAGTCGGTAGTACGGGTGAAGCTGTCTACGCAGGGACGAAAGCTGGTGCTATTGGCTTTACAAAGACCCTTGCCCGCGAGCTCGCACGGTTCGACGTGCAGTGCAACGTCATTTCTCCTGGTCCAACAGAGACACCGTTGCTCGAGGAGATGCAAGAGGAAACTGAGATCGCGAGGAAAATTCATGATGGCATGGAAAATCACATTCCATTGGGTCGGAAAGCAAAACCTGAAGACATTGCGTCGGGCGTCGCTTTCTTCGCTAGCTCGGATGCCGATTACGTGACCGGTCAGGTTCTGAGTGTGAGCGGTGGATTGACGATGTGTTGA
- a CDS encoding LLM class flavin-dependent oxidoreductase: MNGTPRGLLLPDTETRDSIEYGVLAEDLGYDSAWMVELWENNAFVELGILADRTTDINLGTAIVNVFSRSPGVLAMGAASLQRYSDGRFFLGTGVSTPKVIEDLHGIKFERPVRRAHETIEVVDAYLDGDGSPVLYENELLEVADFPSLNISVPIFHAALGSANRRVVGRLADGWIPHNVPFSYLTESFATIAEAARERGRDPDEITVSPYVPVAVADDVSVAEEAVRRHLAYNIGNAKGYENAVALSFPEEAQVVADFWRKGDRSSATAAVTDEMIVDLGIVGTPDTAPEKLETLLDARDIIDFPILAIPRQCDEELTLQTIEAMAP; encoded by the coding sequence ATGAATGGAACTCCTCGTGGGCTATTGCTCCCAGACACAGAAACAAGAGACTCAATTGAGTATGGGGTACTCGCTGAAGACCTGGGATACGATTCTGCGTGGATGGTTGAGTTATGGGAGAACAACGCATTTGTAGAATTGGGGATACTTGCAGACCGCACTACTGATATTAACCTCGGCACTGCCATCGTCAATGTATTTTCACGGTCTCCAGGGGTACTCGCGATGGGGGCTGCATCGCTTCAGCGCTATTCAGATGGGCGCTTTTTCCTTGGAACAGGTGTTAGCACACCAAAAGTCATTGAGGACCTCCACGGCATAAAGTTTGAGAGACCGGTTCGACGAGCCCATGAAACGATTGAGGTTGTAGATGCGTATCTCGATGGTGACGGGTCGCCTGTACTCTATGAAAACGAGTTACTCGAGGTCGCCGACTTTCCCTCACTCAATATTAGCGTCCCAATCTTCCACGCAGCGCTTGGCTCTGCGAATCGACGTGTAGTCGGCCGATTAGCGGATGGCTGGATACCGCACAACGTTCCCTTCTCATATCTTACTGAATCCTTCGCGACTATTGCTGAGGCAGCTCGAGAGAGAGGACGTGACCCTGATGAAATCACTGTTTCCCCGTACGTTCCTGTAGCAGTTGCAGATGACGTCTCAGTTGCTGAAGAGGCCGTACGCCGGCATCTCGCATATAATATTGGTAACGCAAAGGGATACGAAAATGCGGTTGCGCTGTCTTTCCCGGAAGAAGCTCAGGTAGTTGCCGATTTCTGGCGAAAGGGGGACCGGTCGAGCGCTACTGCAGCAGTCACCGACGAAATGATCGTAGATCTCGGTATTGTGGGGACACCGGATACTGCGCCCGAGAAACTTGAAACCCTCTTAGATGCGCGGGATATAATCGATTTCCCGATCCTCGCGATCCCACGACAGTGTGATGAAGAGCTGACGTTGCAGACAATTGAAGCTATGGCACCGTAA
- a CDS encoding maleate cis-trans isomerase family protein: MYGWRARFGLLVPSSNTTNEPEFRETLPKGVELYTARLPLDRVGAEELSKMSETASREAEKLSHANVDVLAYGCTTGSLVNGRGYALELEKTLSKSADAPAVVTALSVERALAALGANRISVVTPYIQELNELEREFLEAGSVEVENIDGRGLDQNLEIGALSQNEAYLHAAEAAEWDVDAVFISCTNYRTFSVIDQLEEDFGTPVVTSNQATLWDALRQMRIDSRGIGPGKLFEKARDL; this comes from the coding sequence ATGTACGGCTGGCGTGCACGATTCGGATTACTCGTACCGTCCTCAAACACAACAAATGAACCGGAATTCCGTGAGACGCTTCCAAAGGGGGTCGAATTGTATACAGCTCGACTCCCTCTTGATCGTGTCGGAGCTGAAGAGTTGAGCAAAATGTCCGAGACCGCATCCAGAGAGGCAGAGAAACTTAGCCATGCCAACGTTGACGTACTCGCATACGGCTGTACAACGGGAAGTCTCGTAAACGGTCGCGGATATGCCCTCGAATTAGAGAAGACTCTATCTAAAAGCGCAGATGCGCCTGCCGTTGTAACGGCTTTGTCCGTCGAGCGTGCCCTTGCTGCGCTCGGTGCGAACCGAATTTCGGTGGTCACACCCTACATTCAAGAGCTCAATGAGTTAGAACGGGAGTTCCTCGAAGCCGGCAGTGTTGAAGTCGAAAATATTGACGGCCGCGGACTAGACCAAAACCTCGAAATCGGTGCTTTATCTCAAAACGAGGCGTATCTGCACGCCGCTGAGGCTGCTGAATGGGATGTTGATGCGGTATTCATTTCGTGTACGAACTATCGAACGTTTTCGGTTATCGATCAACTAGAAGAAGACTTCGGAACACCCGTGGTAACTTCCAACCAGGCAACATTGTGGGATGCACTCCGTCAAATGAGAATAGATTCCAGGGGTATTGGACCAGGAAAGTTGTTTGAGAAGGCCCGTGATTTATGA
- a CDS encoding AMP-binding protein, translated as MERYLWTEEKHAKFTKAGWWPDKTIIDYLRKHAEQRPDQIALVDKYGTYSYRDLFQAVQNVAHGLSVHGITAGDVIAHQIPNRNEGAILNLAAIFIGAVTNPIVSSYRENELEYILDKIDAKAYFAPKTYHGFDYGSMAAGLKEELSELEKIVVIEESESEKLGTSISLQQLIKTDWEAATEESQPQSTEVEPDDVSLIQFTSGTTGNPKGVLHTENTLLSAVTGEIDRLGLTDNDVIFTPSPIGHMMGIQHGYRLSLILGTKCVFLERWNPEQAIKRIAEENCTFMGGATPFVSDLAKAENITNYDTASLTTIMTAGAPVPREIIELAHETFENLTVCRGWGQTENTLPTVNSPMDPDEKILTTDGKPYGGMQVRVKQPEYAQADEDTDGELQVKGPFLFVGYFDEEKQTRGAFTEDNWFKTGDKAVVDEDGYIEIKGRIKDLIIRGGENIPVRQIEEYLHEHPAVENVAIVAMPDERLQERACMYVLPVDSDLPPTFDQLIDHLKDKNIAVQKLPERLEIVEKFSMTASGKIQKYKLREDVAEKLDMDPIQR; from the coding sequence ATGGAACGATACCTATGGACAGAAGAAAAACATGCGAAGTTCACTAAGGCAGGGTGGTGGCCAGATAAAACGATTATCGATTATTTGCGAAAACACGCTGAGCAACGTCCGGATCAAATCGCACTGGTCGATAAATACGGCACGTACTCCTATAGAGACCTATTCCAGGCCGTGCAAAACGTCGCCCATGGTCTCTCCGTGCACGGAATTACCGCGGGTGATGTTATCGCACATCAGATTCCGAATCGAAATGAAGGTGCCATCCTCAACCTTGCTGCCATTTTTATCGGGGCAGTCACTAACCCGATCGTGAGTAGTTATCGAGAAAACGAACTCGAGTATATACTCGACAAGATCGATGCGAAAGCATATTTTGCACCGAAAACGTATCACGGCTTCGACTATGGATCGATGGCGGCAGGGTTAAAAGAGGAATTGTCTGAGCTTGAGAAGATCGTAGTGATTGAGGAGAGCGAATCAGAAAAACTGGGCACATCAATTTCGCTGCAACAGTTAATCAAGACAGACTGGGAAGCTGCGACTGAAGAATCACAACCTCAATCGACTGAGGTGGAACCTGACGATGTTTCGCTCATTCAATTCACCTCAGGAACAACCGGAAATCCGAAAGGAGTGCTCCACACTGAGAACACACTTTTGTCCGCTGTGACAGGAGAAATTGACCGTCTTGGGCTGACTGACAACGATGTGATCTTCACACCATCCCCGATCGGGCATATGATGGGAATACAACATGGATATCGGCTATCACTGATACTCGGGACGAAGTGTGTATTCCTGGAGAGATGGAATCCAGAACAAGCAATTAAGCGTATTGCAGAGGAGAACTGCACCTTTATGGGCGGAGCAACTCCGTTTGTGAGTGATCTAGCAAAAGCGGAGAACATAACTAACTACGATACCGCGAGCCTGACTACGATCATGACCGCTGGAGCTCCGGTGCCACGTGAGATAATCGAGTTAGCTCACGAAACGTTCGAAAACCTCACTGTCTGTCGTGGGTGGGGACAAACGGAGAACACGCTTCCGACGGTGAACAGCCCAATGGACCCCGACGAAAAAATACTCACAACCGATGGAAAACCATACGGGGGAATGCAGGTTCGAGTGAAGCAACCAGAGTACGCTCAAGCGGACGAGGACACAGATGGAGAACTACAAGTAAAAGGTCCGTTCCTATTTGTGGGGTATTTTGATGAGGAAAAACAAACACGGGGGGCCTTCACCGAAGACAACTGGTTCAAAACTGGAGACAAAGCAGTTGTTGACGAGGATGGCTACATTGAGATCAAAGGTCGGATCAAAGATCTCATTATCCGAGGTGGAGAAAACATTCCAGTCCGTCAAATCGAGGAGTATCTACATGAACATCCCGCAGTAGAAAACGTCGCAATAGTCGCAATGCCAGACGAACGGTTACAGGAGCGTGCGTGTATGTATGTCCTTCCCGTGGATTCGGATCTGCCTCCGACGTTCGATCAACTAATCGACCACCTGAAGGATAAAAATATCGCTGTCCAAAAGCTTCCCGAGAGACTCGAGATCGTTGAGAAGTTCTCTATGACTGCCAGTGGAAAAATACAGAAATACAAACTTCGCGAAGACGTTGCAGAAAAGCTTGACATGGACCCAATTCAACGGTGA
- a CDS encoding LLM class flavin-dependent oxidoreductase, whose product MKFGVRPMQGGNCYQDSLTQVRRAEEVGFDSIWLTEHHGWDMSWPSPQMALAGYASVTERVELGTGIVLLPLANPVRLAGEFALLDEMSNGRSILGVGLGYQEREFEALDVPMDERVTRFVDYIRIVKQLWGEGDVDFNGKSYELSDFEISPNPIQAGGPPIWCGGGADAALRRAARFGDEWMPSWPESTALILDRKERYHGYVDEYGEDPTDRINPVIRVVFVAETREVAVERARKSIQPVVDRYLEQGLDLGISEGELNDVTDLIGRGIMAGNPDDVVSQLSEFINKYETDHLIMKIHGPGMSHEETLHSIDLLGDEVLPRL is encoded by the coding sequence ATGAAATTCGGAGTCCGTCCGATGCAGGGAGGGAACTGCTATCAAGATTCGCTCACTCAGGTGCGGCGAGCTGAGGAAGTTGGGTTTGACTCAATTTGGTTAACAGAACATCACGGTTGGGACATGTCGTGGCCCTCTCCTCAAATGGCACTCGCTGGATATGCCTCTGTCACGGAACGGGTCGAACTCGGAACAGGTATCGTTCTTTTACCCCTGGCCAATCCTGTGAGGTTAGCAGGTGAATTCGCACTTCTCGATGAGATGAGCAATGGTCGATCAATCCTCGGTGTGGGACTTGGATACCAGGAACGGGAGTTCGAGGCGCTGGACGTTCCGATGGACGAACGCGTCACTCGGTTTGTAGACTATATTCGAATCGTGAAACAACTCTGGGGAGAAGGTGATGTCGACTTCAATGGCAAAAGCTACGAACTATCTGACTTTGAAATCTCGCCAAACCCAATCCAAGCAGGTGGTCCTCCAATTTGGTGTGGAGGTGGTGCCGATGCCGCATTACGACGTGCAGCCCGATTTGGCGATGAATGGATGCCCAGTTGGCCGGAATCGACCGCCCTCATTTTGGACCGCAAAGAGCGATACCACGGGTACGTCGATGAGTATGGAGAGGATCCTACGGATCGTATCAATCCGGTAATTCGAGTTGTGTTCGTTGCTGAGACTCGAGAAGTCGCAGTTGAGAGGGCCAGAAAGTCAATACAGCCAGTGGTCGATCGGTATCTGGAACAGGGGCTTGATTTAGGAATTTCAGAAGGGGAGCTCAATGACGTTACTGATTTGATTGGACGTGGAATTATGGCCGGGAATCCCGATGATGTAGTCTCACAGCTCTCAGAGTTCATCAACAAGTACGAAACTGACCACCTTATTATGAAAATCCATGGTCCAGGAATGAGTCACGAGGAAACTCTTCATTCAATTGATCTCCTCGGTGATGAGGTCCTTCCTCGACTATAG
- a CDS encoding CaiB/BaiF CoA transferase family protein produces MHDKPLAETRVLDLTRLLPGPYATQMLGDLGAEVIKIEEPTVGDYYREMEPQLNDGTSRIFAMLNRNKKSVALNLKDERGKEAFLRLVETADVVVEGFRPGVVERLGIDYETVSERNEAVVYCSLSGYGQSGPYEQWPGHDINYIGIGGLLGMTGTPNEKPVIPGVPVADFAGGMATALAVMVGLVQSKTTGVGSYFDLAMTDVIVSWLSLYAPYVFDEGASVPDRGGTQPAGKYPSYSVYETADGKYIALGGLEYKFWEATCEVLDLEEYANPEDHNPVGERNQEVREAVAAAFKKRTRSEWLEHVDPTRVPIAPVNDLEEIWEDPQVQHRGMKTSMNTKHGQIPAVSTPVRPHGYDSAPHETYPGLGEHSRTILTEVYNDSKLTELFDDGVTKTD; encoded by the coding sequence ATGCACGATAAGCCATTAGCAGAGACACGCGTGCTGGATCTAACACGACTTCTCCCAGGACCATATGCAACGCAAATGCTCGGGGATCTTGGAGCGGAAGTTATCAAGATAGAAGAACCAACCGTAGGAGACTACTATCGCGAAATGGAACCCCAGCTCAACGATGGGACAAGTAGAATATTTGCCATGCTTAATCGAAATAAGAAGAGTGTCGCGCTCAATTTGAAAGACGAACGTGGGAAGGAAGCTTTTTTACGACTCGTTGAAACAGCGGATGTCGTCGTCGAAGGATTTCGGCCAGGCGTTGTAGAGCGACTTGGAATCGACTATGAGACAGTCAGTGAACGGAATGAGGCCGTTGTATACTGCTCACTATCGGGCTACGGACAAAGCGGGCCGTACGAACAATGGCCAGGCCACGACATCAATTATATCGGTATCGGCGGCTTGCTCGGGATGACGGGTACTCCTAATGAAAAGCCCGTTATTCCGGGTGTACCGGTTGCTGATTTCGCAGGCGGGATGGCGACAGCGCTCGCAGTCATGGTTGGTCTTGTACAATCGAAAACCACTGGCGTCGGGAGCTACTTTGATCTCGCAATGACGGATGTAATTGTCTCCTGGCTCTCCCTTTACGCACCATACGTCTTCGACGAGGGCGCTTCCGTACCAGACCGCGGTGGAACCCAACCGGCGGGTAAGTATCCATCATATAGTGTCTACGAGACGGCAGACGGCAAGTACATCGCGCTCGGTGGACTTGAGTACAAATTCTGGGAAGCCACATGTGAAGTGCTGGATCTTGAGGAGTATGCAAATCCAGAGGACCATAACCCCGTTGGGGAGCGCAACCAAGAAGTCAGAGAGGCAGTCGCCGCGGCGTTTAAGAAACGGACGCGTAGTGAATGGCTAGAGCACGTCGATCCAACGAGAGTCCCAATCGCGCCTGTGAACGATTTGGAGGAAATATGGGAAGATCCACAGGTACAACACCGTGGGATGAAAACATCGATGAACACTAAACACGGGCAGATTCCAGCGGTCAGTACACCAGTTCGCCCACACGGATACGATAGCGCGCCGCACGAAACTTATCCGGGATTAGGCGAACACTCGAGAACAATTCTAACAGAAGTATATAACGACAGTAAATTAACCGAACTGTTCGATGACGGTGTGACAAAAACAGACTGA